A segment of the Odoribacter splanchnicus DSM 20712 genome:
TGAAAATATTTACTACCTTACTGCTCAGGATCGCTCTCTGGCGCGTAAATGGCTGGCCGATCCGGAACCGTTCGAGTATGAGAGAATATTAGGATGATAATTACGTTTTCATTATGCTGGCATACACCTATATTGAACAAGGGAAATTCGAATTACTGGAAAAGCAGAGACCGCAAATAAAAGATTCGCGTGATGCTATTGTACGTGTAACGCTTAGCAGTATTTGTACCAGTGATCTGCACATAAAACACGGCAGTGTCCCCCGGGCTCTACCCGGAATAACAGTCGGGCACGAAATGGTGGGTATCGTAGAAGAGATCGGTATTGATGTCGGTTCGGTCAAGCCCGGAGACAGGGTCACTGTAAATGTCGAGACATTTTGCGGGGAATGTTTTTTCTGCAGACGGGGATATGTAAATAATTGCACCGATCCGGACGGAGGATGGGCTTTAGGGTGTCGTATCGATGGAGGGCAGGCCGAATATGTGCGGGTTCCTTATGCCGACCGGGGATTGAACCGTATTCCCGATACCGTTAGTGACGAACAGGCTTTGTTTGTCGGCGATGTGCTGGCTACGGGTTTTTGGGCTTCCCGCATTTCGGAGATTTCCCGGGAGGATACCGTCCTTATTATCGGTGCCGGTCCTACCGGAGTCTGTACCTTACTTTGTACTCTGCTAAAACATCCAAAACGTATTATCGTTTGTGAAAAATCTCCTGAGCGAATCCGTTTTATTCAGGAATATTATCCGGAGGTAGAGGTAACTACACCGGAAGACTGCAAAAATTTCGTACTTCAAAACAGTGAGCATGGTGGAGCCGATGTGGTGTTGGAGGTGGCGGGAGGGGCGGACACCTTCCGTTTGGCATGGGATTGTGCCCGTCCCAATGCCATTATCACTATCGTAGCTCTTTACGATAAACCCCAACTTCTTCCTTTACCCGATATGTATGGTAAGAACCTGATCTTCAAAACCGGTGGAGTTGACGGTTGTGATTGTGCCGAGATCCTCCGGTTAATCGAGGAAGGGAAAATAGATACGACTCCTCTCATTACTCATAGATTCCCGCTGAAGGATATCGGAAAAGCTTACCATATCTTTGAAAACAAACTGGATGGGGTAATCAAGGTGGCCATAATTTCAAAAGTGGGCCATTTATAGAATAGGAATTTTATAAATCAGCCCCAGGGAGAAGGTTTGAGGATGTTCGTCCAAAGCCTGAAAATTTTTTCCCAAAGCCGTATAGGTGTATCGTTTCCCCCGGTAGGCTGCGAAGAAATGGAGATTTTCTTTCATCGGATAATATTCGATACCACCCTGATATCCCCAGGTAGTTCTGTATTTTCCGGATAGTAAGAGCCCGTTGCTTTTTCTGACTTCAGCCGTTTCATACATCCCTTTGGCAAACAGGTTGAGTTTCGGGAAAATACGGTAATTGATACGGCTCACCAGAGATAGATAGCCGCTGTGTTGTGCACGCACAGGTTGATCTTCCCGGTAGGTAATGCCGGAAATAATACCCAGTTTGTCTATATCTTCTGCCGAATACATCACATCGAAATACAGGTTGAATCTTTCCTGTACCCAGGCTGCTGCCAAAGCCAGAAAATAGACATTTTGCTTTTCGCCTTCGTGGAATAAAGAAAAAGAACAGCGGGTGAGTAAATGTTCGTTCAGAAAATTGCCGTTCCAGTTTAGGGTATAGCCGAGGGGGGCTTTGGCTGCTTTGACTTTTTCAGGGAGAGGACCGTAAGTGTCGTCGGCTTTTCCGGAATGTCCGTCGACGATCTGGAAACGGATTTCCTGGGTCGGTGTCAGCCACCAGCAAAGATTGGCGCCGACCAGAAAGCAGGTGATCTCATTTCCCAGGTCCGAATATTCATAAACTTCTGCCGGATTGGCATCGTATTCGAAACCTCCGAAATCGGCGTATTGTTTACCGATAAAAGTCGATACGGTAGGAGTGATCCGGAATCCGACACCGAGACAATCGATAGAAGAGGGCATATTGTCGAGCTGTCCGGGGGTATTGTTCCGGTTCAGATGCTGCAACCATTTGTAATAGATCCGGTCGGTGACGTCACCACTGACTTCCAGACGCAGATAATCTACCCGAAAAGCCGATTTTTCGGTAGACTGGCTGGATAAGGCGGTATGATAAGCGATCCGGGTATTTAAATCGACATGCGGCAAACGATTGCGTTTGGAAAGGCCGGAAAGCTTTTCAAAAAGGGTTTGTCCTTTGAGGGAATCTACCCATAAAGAGGCCGGCGCAGCATAGCACAACAAAATAAAAAGCCCCAGGAGGCTAAAGTATCGGATCTGATTCATATTTTTTATATTCACGGTTTACAGGCCGCAAAAATAATCATTTCACGATAATAATTGTGCGGAGAACAGGATGATTATTTCTCCGCACAATTTGATCAGAATACAGGAAGCTGGTATACTAATCCTAATTCAATACGTTGTGGATTACTATTACCGACTCCGAATATTTTAGCTTTGTCGGTATATTGGAAAGAGCGGCCGATGTAATTCAGAAAGAAATGGAGGTTCTCTTCCATCGGATAATATTCGATTCCGGCCAGATATCCCCAGGAAGTCCGGTATTTTCCCTTGGCAAGTAAGTCTGAGGCTTTCTCTACTGAAGCGGTTTCATACATTCCCTTTGCAAAGAGATTCAGCTTGGGAAGAACCCGGTAGTTGAGGTGAAGCACCAGAGATAGGTAACGGGTGTCCAGGGCCCGGGTGTCATATCCGTCATTAGCGGTAATTTCCGAAATGATACCTGTACGGTCGAGGTCTTCGGAGGAATACATAAAGTCGAGAAAACCGATAAAACGGTTTAAATTGACTTCGGTTCCCAAAGCATAATAATACCAATTCTGTTTTTTTGCTTCGTGGAAGATAGAGGCAGACCAACGTGTTTTCAACTTATCTTCCAGCATGCTGCCGTTCCAGTTTAACGTATAACCGAGCGGGGCTTTCGAAGCTTCGATGTTGTCCGGAACTTTTCCGTACATCTCTTTAAACGAACCGTTCCGTGAATCGACGACCTGAAAATGAAAATCGTGTCGATCGTTGAGCCGATATGAAAAATCGACTCCGGTCAAAAAATTACTCATGTATTCCAGCATATCACAGTATTGATACACTTCGATCGGGTTCAGGTCGAATTCGAATCCTCCGAATGCAGTACATTGTTTTCCGGCAAATACGGAAAATTGATCGGTAACATGAAAACCGACGGCTGCATAATCGATCGACGTGGGTAGGTTGTCCAAGGATTGGGCATTATTCGCCCGGTTTAAACGCTGACGATAACGGTAATAAATCCGGTCGGTGATGTTACCCTTGGCTTCGATCCGGAGCTGATTCATCCGGAAAGAAGTTTGTTCTTCATTGCCATTATTAAAGTATACATTGAAACTACCCTGCATATTCAGGTACAGGTTAAAGGCATCCGTTTTTTTTTCGAGACGGGTTACTCGTTCGAATAAAGCGGGGCCTCCGGCATCCGTGGAAGATTGCATGTCCAGGTGTTGGGCATACAAGGCCGGAAAGGAGAGTGTACATAATCCGCATAACAATATCCATTTTTTCATAGAGAGTCGGTTTAATAAGCATTAAAATAATTCTGAATGACTTGTGGATCTTTTGTTTTTGTCAAAGCCAGCATCAAGAGTATCCGGGCTTTTTGAGGATTCAATTCCTGTGAAGCCACAAAACCGTATTTGGCATCGTCTACCTCGGCATCGAGTGTTGTCGGTCCGGTCGGAACGCGGCTGGAACGTACCACCAGTATACCTTGTTTACTGGCATTTACCAATTTGTCGAACAAATTCTTATGGATATTACCGTTTCCGACTCCGGCATGGACGATACCTTGGTAACTGTTGGTGATCAATGCATCCAAAGCTTCGGGTTCGACATTGGAATAACTGTAAACAATACCTACTTTAGGTAATTTATCCAGATGAGTGACATCGAATACCGATTGGAGCGTATGGAGTTTATCGGTCGATTGGTTATAATGTACTTTTCCATTGAATACATACCCTAAAGCTCCGGAATTGGGGGCTTGGAAAGCTTGTACGTTGATGGTATTCATCTTGGTGGCGGCATGGGCACCCAGGATGCTGCCGTTCATCACGATCATCACTCCGCGACCGACCGACTCGGAAGCACCGGCGGTAACGACGGCATTATAGAGATTCAGCGGACCGTCGGCACTCAATGAGGTTGCCGGACGCATCGCTCCGACAAGTACTACCGGTTTATTGCTTTTTACGGTCAGGTTTAAGAAAAAGGCCGTTTCCTCCATGGTATCTGTGCCGTGGGTGATCACTACACCGTCCACCTCTTTTCTTTGTAGCAGTTCGTTCAGATAATGAGCCAGTTTCAACCAAACTTCGTCGGACATATCCTGGGAACCGATTTTTACAATCTGCTCTCCGGTGATGTTAGCGATTTCTTTCAATTCGGGTACCGCCGAAATTAATTCGTTGATCGCAACCTGACCGGCCCGGTAACTGCTTCCGGTAGTACTGGTCCCTGTGCCGGCAATGGTTCCTCCCGTAGCCAGAATGTGAATGTTAGGCAGTTTTTGTGCGAAACTTCCTGCCTGTAAAAACAGAAAGAGTGTGGCAAATAAGAAAATAAATCTAAGTGTTTTCATATCATTCGGTTTAAAAGTCAATAAAATGCTTAGAAAATAAATTGTACCAAAATCAGTCCGGTCACGACGGAGGTGATGGTAGCGATCAGTCCCGGCATCATAAAAGAGTGGTTCAGGACATATTTTCCGATACGGGTAGTCCCTGTCCGGTCGAAATTAATGGCCGCGACAACTGTCGGGTAGTTGGGAATAAAGAAATAACCGTTTACAGCCGGAAACATGGCGATCAACAAAAAAGGTGAAATACCCAGGGCAATCCCCAAGGGCATAAAAGCCCGGACGGTAGCGGCCTGGCTGTATAACAGGATAGACATGATGAACAGGGCGATCCCGAACAACCAAGGCATTTGTGTGACTATTCCCTCGATAGATCCTTTCAGTTCGGTCATATTTCCTTGTAAGAAAGTATCACCCATCCAAGCGATACCGAAGATCGCGACAACGGCCTGCATTCCGGCCGAAAAGACACTACCCTGAGCTGCTTTGATTCCGTTGGCTTTCGTGAATAATAAAATCAAAGCTGCAGCCGATAACATCAGGATCTCGATAATAGAAGCCATATCGACAGTGACCGGTTTCCCATCGATAATATGAGAGGGACGGAGGTTGTCGAAAGACCCGAAGATAACGATGAAAACAGTGGCAATCACAAAGATAAGAACAGAAAGTAAAGCCTTATGTTTATTACCTATATCCTTGAGTTCATAATGGCTGTTGTCTAATAAACCTTCCTTCAGACGTCTTTGGTATTCGGGATCGTCGACTAATTCTTTACCTACCCTTAGCGAATACAAAGCTCCGAGAAAGACGCCGCATAGCGTGGATGGAATCGTAATGATCAGGATATCGAGCAAAGAGATATTGAATCCGGTTAAAAGTCCCAAAAGGGCAACGGTAGCCGCAGAGATCGGACTGGCTGTAATGGCTTGCTGGGAAGCGATGACAGCTATTCCTAAAGGACGTTCGGGGCGTATTTTGGTTTCCCGGGCTACTTCGGCAATGACCGGAAGAACAGAATAAGCGACATGGCCTGTTCCGGCTACAAAAGAAAAGAAATAGGTCACCAGGGGACTTAGGAAGGTGATTTGGGCGGGACGTTTCCGTAAGAGGTGCTCGGCTCCGCGTACCATCAGGTCCAATCCTCCGGCTGCCTGCATACAAGCAGCGGCAGTAATAACAGCAACTATCATCAGCATCACATCGATAGGAGGGGTTGTCGGTTGTAAACCGAAAACAAAAGTCAAAATTCCCAGACCGATACCTCCCATAACCCCCAAACCGATACCTCCTAAACGGGCACCGACGATGATCGCTGTTAAAACAAAAGCAAATTGTAGTATCATACCCTTTTTTTATACTCTAACAAATTGTACACAAATAATTCAAAAATGTTTCATTTACATGGAGATATCTATCTATTTTCTTGTAAGATTAAAAAAAAATCTACATCTTCGCGGGCGAATTTATCATATCGGGAAAAGATTTTATTATTATCAAAAAACAATTAAGAATGAGAACATTAGGAAAATTGAAATTAATAGCAGTTTCTGCTGCTTTAGTATTGGGAATGAGTTCCTGTTTAAAGAACGATAAGAAATTCGCCATTTATGCATCACCGGCTTATATTCTTCAGGAAGGGAACAGGTATCAGCTGCAAATTCAAGTGCAGGGAAATGAACAAATAAAGTCGGCTTCAGCTTCTTTGAATGGTAAAAACTATTCTTTTTCTGCTGTGGAAGGCTCCCAAAATTTTTTGATGCAGATCAATGCTTATTCAGCACCGACATTGGATACGATCAAGGAAGGTTTATGCACCGTTACTGCTTTTAATGCCGAAGGCAATTCGGCAGTCAGCCAACTCCAGTTTTATGGTACGGATAAAAAAATCGGAAATGTTACGCTGACAAAATTTTCTTATTCCGGAGCTGATGGTAAAGTAACTGCGGAATGGAATAAAGTCGAAAATGCAGAAGCCTATTATTTATTGTATCGGATCAAAAGTTCTTCTATGATGTTCGGAGATAATATGTGGCTTCCGTATGTTCAGTTGTCTGTCACCGATAAAGAGAACCCCTCTGCAACGACAAATATTCCTTTTACTAAAGACGGTGAATATGAAATTGCAATCGGAGCTACCTATAAGACAGCTTTGAGAGTATCCGACCGTACTTTGCGTGTTACCGGCGGAAAAGATGCTTCTATCAACTAAGCTTTTTTAGAAAAATCATATCGGAAAGCGGGATTTTATCGATCCCGTTTTTCTTTTGTCTGTATTTTTGCCGACTCCGTGTCTGAGTTGAATTCGGTCCTGAATGATACCGGAAAATGAGATGGGAATCGGCGGCAAAAGAATATATTAAAATGAACCCCCCGAGCCGATAAGCAAGAGGGGTAAAAACGGTATGTACCGAAGGATTAGCTCAATCTTACTGTATCCATAGCGATCACAAGCTCTTCATCTGTAGTAACCGTCATCACCGTGGTAGTCGATTGTTCTGTGCTGATAATCGTATCTTTTCCCCGGACTTCGTTCTTTTGTTTGTCGACCTGGATGCCAAGGTAGTCCATATTCTTACAGGTTTCCCAGCGTACCAGATTGTCGTTTTCGCCGATACCTCCCGTGAAGATAATCAAGTCTACACCGTTCAGTACTGCGGCGTAAGCTCCGATATATTTCTTCACATTGTAACAGAAGACATCGAGAGCCAAGGCCGCTTTTTCGTTGCCTTTTTCCATGGCTGCCTGCAATTCGCGGAAGTCAGAAGAAACACCGGAGATTCCCTGAACCCCTGATTTCTTATTAATCAAATTATTGGCTTTGGGAAGGTCCAGCCCTTCTTTTTCACAGATATAGAGTAGGGCACCCAAATCCAGATCTCCGGCCCGCGTTCCCATCACTAGTCCGGCTACAGGAGTAAATCCCATCGAGGTATCGACCGATTTACCTTTATCGATCGCCGTAATCGAAGCTCCGTTACCCAAATGGCAAGTGATGATTTTCTTTTCGGTAATATCCCAACCTAAGATCCGGCATGCTTTCTCTGCTACAAATTTATGGGAAGTACCGTGGAAGCCATATCTTCTGACTCCGTATTCTTCATAATATTCGTAAGGAATACCATAAATGAAAGCTTTTTTAGGCAGAGTCTGATGGAAAGAAGTATCGAAAACGGCTACCTGAGGTACGGAAGGAAGCAATTTTTCCATCGTTTCGATCCCTTTCAGGTTTGCCGGATTGTGCAGAGGAGCGATTTCACCTAAAGCTTTGATTTTAGCTTTGGCTTCATCGTCGATTTTCACGCTCTCGGAGAAATATTCACCTCCGTGTGCAACACGATGGCCGACAGCATCGATTTCGTTCAGAGATTTCAATACTCCATGGTCAGGATGAACCAATGCTTTCAGGATCAGATCCATACCGACACTATGGTCCATAATCGGTTGCTCGGCGACTACTTTGTCTTTACCTTCCGGTTTATAGGTAAAACTACCGTAAGTCAAACCGATTTTTTCTACAATACCTTTGGCGAGCACGACAGGTACTGCATCCATATTCAGTAATTGATACTTGATGGACGAACTACCGCAGTTTAATACTAAAACATTCATTTCTATTTTATTAAACGTTTTTATTCCGTTAATTTATTCCGGCGGCCTGATTTACTGTGATCGCTACCAGATTGACGATATCACTGACAGAACAACCTCTGGACAGGTCGTTGATAGGAGCGGCCATCCCCTGAAGTACAGGACCTACAGCTTCGATACCGGCGATACGTTGTACTAATTTATAACTGATATTTCCAACTTCCAGACTAGGGAAAATCAAAACATTGGCTTTGCCGGCGACAGGGCTACCCGGAGCTTTGCTTGCCCCTACGGAAGGAACCAGCGCTGCATCGGCCTGCATTTCTCCGTCGATCATAACGTCCGGAGCCATTTGTTTGGCCAGTTCTGTTGCTTTTACCACTTTGTCGACCAATTCATTTTTGGCAGAACCTTTCGTAGAGAAACTCAACATAGCTACCCGGGGCTCGATTTTGGCAATGGCACGGGCTGTTCCGGCTGTAGATACCGCAATTTGTGCCAGTTCTTCTGCTGTCGGATTAGGAAGTACTGCACAGTCAGCACAAACAATTAAACCGTTTTCACCATATTCGGGTTTGTTGGTCAGCAACAAGAAGGCACCTGAAACGACGGAAATCCCCGGTAAAGTCTTTACAATTTGCAGAGCAGGACGTAAAACATCGCCCGTTGCATTTTTAGCACCGGCAACTTCTCCGTCTGCATCTCCGCTCTTAATCATCAAAGTAGCCAGGTAAAGGGGATCTGTAACCAGTTTTAAAGCTTGTTCTCTGGTCATTCCTTTACTTTTACGCAGCTCTACCAATAAATCGGCATATTGTTCTTTTTTGGCATGTGATTCAGGATCGATAACGGTAGCTTTGCCGATGTTTTTCAGATTGTGTTTTTGAGCTAAAGCTTGTATTTCGGCCGGATTACCGATCAGGATAATCTTAGCGATCCCTTCTCCGATAATCTGGTCTGCTGCCTGAATCGTCCGTTCTTCTGTACCTTCCGGGAGAACAATTGTTTTACACTGTTTTTTGGCGTTTTCTTTGATTTGTTCTAAAAGTTCCATTGTATTGTATTTTTTATCCAGTTTCTTTTAAACGTTTGCAAAAGTAGGAATAAAATAACTAAAAAAGAAAAAGAGTTGCCTTTAAAAGG
Coding sequences within it:
- a CDS encoding alcohol dehydrogenase, with protein sequence MLAYTYIEQGKFELLEKQRPQIKDSRDAIVRVTLSSICTSDLHIKHGSVPRALPGITVGHEMVGIVEEIGIDVGSVKPGDRVTVNVETFCGECFFCRRGYVNNCTDPDGGWALGCRIDGGQAEYVRVPYADRGLNRIPDTVSDEQALFVGDVLATGFWASRISEISREDTVLIIGAGPTGVCTLLCTLLKHPKRIIVCEKSPERIRFIQEYYPEVEVTTPEDCKNFVLQNSEHGGADVVLEVAGGADTFRLAWDCARPNAIITIVALYDKPQLLPLPDMYGKNLIFKTGGVDGCDCAEILRLIEEGKIDTTPLITHRFPLKDIGKAYHIFENKLDGVIKVAIISKVGHL
- a CDS encoding porin — its product is MNQIRYFSLLGLFILLCYAAPASLWVDSLKGQTLFEKLSGLSKRNRLPHVDLNTRIAYHTALSSQSTEKSAFRVDYLRLEVSGDVTDRIYYKWLQHLNRNNTPGQLDNMPSSIDCLGVGFRITPTVSTFIGKQYADFGGFEYDANPAEVYEYSDLGNEITCFLVGANLCWWLTPTQEIRFQIVDGHSGKADDTYGPLPEKVKAAKAPLGYTLNWNGNFLNEHLLTRCSFSLFHEGEKQNVYFLALAAAWVQERFNLYFDVMYSAEDIDKLGIISGITYREDQPVRAQHSGYLSLVSRINYRIFPKLNLFAKGMYETAEVRKSNGLLLSGKYRTTWGYQGGIEYYPMKENLHFFAAYRGKRYTYTALGKNFQALDEHPQTFSLGLIYKIPIL
- a CDS encoding porin; translation: MKKWILLCGLCTLSFPALYAQHLDMQSSTDAGGPALFERVTRLEKKTDAFNLYLNMQGSFNVYFNNGNEEQTSFRMNQLRIEAKGNITDRIYYRYRQRLNRANNAQSLDNLPTSIDYAAVGFHVTDQFSVFAGKQCTAFGGFEFDLNPIEVYQYCDMLEYMSNFLTGVDFSYRLNDRHDFHFQVVDSRNGSFKEMYGKVPDNIEASKAPLGYTLNWNGSMLEDKLKTRWSASIFHEAKKQNWYYYALGTEVNLNRFIGFLDFMYSSEDLDRTGIISEITANDGYDTRALDTRYLSLVLHLNYRVLPKLNLFAKGMYETASVEKASDLLAKGKYRTSWGYLAGIEYYPMEENLHFFLNYIGRSFQYTDKAKIFGVGNSNPQRIELGLVYQLPVF
- the ansB gene encoding L-asparaginase 2, producing the protein MKTLRFIFLFATLFLFLQAGSFAQKLPNIHILATGGTIAGTGTSTTGSSYRAGQVAINELISAVPELKEIANITGEQIVKIGSQDMSDEVWLKLAHYLNELLQRKEVDGVVITHGTDTMEETAFFLNLTVKSNKPVVLVGAMRPATSLSADGPLNLYNAVVTAGASESVGRGVMIVMNGSILGAHAATKMNTINVQAFQAPNSGALGYVFNGKVHYNQSTDKLHTLQSVFDVTHLDKLPKVGIVYSYSNVEPEALDALITNSYQGIVHAGVGNGNIHKNLFDKLVNASKQGILVVRSSRVPTGPTTLDAEVDDAKYGFVASQELNPQKARILLMLALTKTKDPQVIQNYFNAY
- a CDS encoding anaerobic C4-dicarboxylate transporter family protein, encoding MILQFAFVLTAIIVGARLGGIGLGVMGGIGLGILTFVFGLQPTTPPIDVMLMIVAVITAAACMQAAGGLDLMVRGAEHLLRKRPAQITFLSPLVTYFFSFVAGTGHVAYSVLPVIAEVARETKIRPERPLGIAVIASQQAITASPISAATVALLGLLTGFNISLLDILIITIPSTLCGVFLGALYSLRVGKELVDDPEYQRRLKEGLLDNSHYELKDIGNKHKALLSVLIFVIATVFIVIFGSFDNLRPSHIIDGKPVTVDMASIIEILMLSAAALILLFTKANGIKAAQGSVFSAGMQAVVAIFGIAWMGDTFLQGNMTELKGSIEGIVTQMPWLFGIALFIMSILLYSQAATVRAFMPLGIALGISPFLLIAMFPAVNGYFFIPNYPTVVAAINFDRTGTTRIGKYVLNHSFMMPGLIATITSVVTGLILVQFIF
- a CDS encoding acetate/propionate family kinase: MNVLVLNCGSSSIKYQLLNMDAVPVVLAKGIVEKIGLTYGSFTYKPEGKDKVVAEQPIMDHSVGMDLILKALVHPDHGVLKSLNEIDAVGHRVAHGGEYFSESVKIDDEAKAKIKALGEIAPLHNPANLKGIETMEKLLPSVPQVAVFDTSFHQTLPKKAFIYGIPYEYYEEYGVRRYGFHGTSHKFVAEKACRILGWDITEKKIITCHLGNGASITAIDKGKSVDTSMGFTPVAGLVMGTRAGDLDLGALLYICEKEGLDLPKANNLINKKSGVQGISGVSSDFRELQAAMEKGNEKAALALDVFCYNVKKYIGAYAAVLNGVDLIIFTGGIGENDNLVRWETCKNMDYLGIQVDKQKNEVRGKDTIISTEQSTTTVMTVTTDEELVIAMDTVRLS
- the pta gene encoding phosphate acetyltransferase; its protein translation is MELLEQIKENAKKQCKTIVLPEGTEERTIQAADQIIGEGIAKIILIGNPAEIQALAQKHNLKNIGKATVIDPESHAKKEQYADLLVELRKSKGMTREQALKLVTDPLYLATLMIKSGDADGEVAGAKNATGDVLRPALQIVKTLPGISVVSGAFLLLTNKPEYGENGLIVCADCAVLPNPTAEELAQIAVSTAGTARAIAKIEPRVAMLSFSTKGSAKNELVDKVVKATELAKQMAPDVMIDGEMQADAALVPSVGASKAPGSPVAGKANVLIFPSLEVGNISYKLVQRIAGIEAVGPVLQGMAAPINDLSRGCSVSDIVNLVAITVNQAAGIN